In the genome of Marispirochaeta sp., one region contains:
- a CDS encoding IS5 family transposase, giving the protein MAQQKGFFDEDFRLEKISKQGDPLRKLDEYINWEMFRPILKKAFRKEAKGPGGRPPFDYVMMFKILVLQRLYNLSDAQMQFHILDRLSFMRFLGLQINDTVPDEKTIWHFRETLTKKGKIEILFEKFRSFLMVKGVIAQSGNIVDASFVEAPKQRNSREENKEIKNRKTPESWNESKKRQKDTDAKWTSKGGKRHFGYKNHVKACKKSKLIKTYGVSDASVHDSQILEDLLEKDDSHHEVYGDSAYAGGPIKEILDTRNIRNRIHEKGYRNNPLTEKQKEKNRKKSKVRARVEHIFGFIHNSMNGSTLRSIGKQRAEAIIGLMNLTYNMNRYIQLQRI; this is encoded by the coding sequence GTGGCACAACAAAAAGGCTTTTTTGATGAAGATTTCCGTCTGGAGAAAATCAGCAAACAGGGAGATCCGCTTCGAAAGCTGGATGAATACATCAATTGGGAAATGTTTCGTCCGATCCTTAAGAAAGCCTTTCGTAAAGAAGCAAAAGGACCTGGAGGAAGACCTCCATTTGATTATGTGATGATGTTCAAAATCCTGGTGCTTCAAAGATTGTACAATCTCTCCGACGCTCAGATGCAGTTTCACATTTTAGACAGGCTTTCTTTTATGAGATTTCTGGGCTTGCAGATAAATGACACCGTACCGGATGAGAAGACCATCTGGCATTTTCGCGAGACCCTTACAAAGAAAGGGAAAATTGAAATTCTATTCGAAAAGTTTCGATCGTTTCTTATGGTGAAAGGGGTCATTGCTCAAAGTGGAAATATCGTCGATGCCAGCTTTGTTGAGGCGCCAAAGCAACGGAACAGTAGAGAAGAAAACAAAGAGATCAAAAACAGAAAAACTCCTGAGAGTTGGAATGAATCGAAGAAAAGACAGAAGGACACCGACGCCAAATGGACCAGCAAGGGCGGAAAACGGCATTTCGGGTACAAGAACCATGTGAAAGCATGTAAGAAATCCAAGCTCATAAAAACCTATGGAGTAAGCGATGCCTCTGTGCATGATTCCCAAATCTTAGAAGATCTTTTAGAAAAAGATGATTCCCACCATGAAGTGTATGGGGACTCTGCTTATGCCGGTGGCCCAATAAAAGAGATCTTAGATACCAGGAACATACGAAACAGAATACACGAAAAGGGATATAGAAATAATCCACTTACGGAAAAACAAAAAGAGAAAAATCGGAAGAAGTCCAAAGTGAGAGCTCGAGTAGAACATATATTCGGCTTTATACATAACAGCATGAATGGTTCAACGTTACGGTCCATAGGTAAGCAAAGAGCTGAGGCGATAATCGGACTCATGAATCTGACCTACAATATGAACCGGTACATACAGCTGCAAAGGATATAA
- a CDS encoding IS110 family transposase, which yields MEEKIRYVGIDLGKRTYQCAILDEKAKNQQFNGKADGIGLERLAKRLGNDDLVGLEAGNNAFNIARYLTDRVGCHVVVLNPGKLAMIYQSLKKTDREDAVQIARLLQRNPVEELPTVPLPTKKEEEERSVVAELATYKADRTRYINRLHSVFLDSGITTITKADLKTASNREKNVLTLLTGRHVREARRLIEMVAYCEAIIEDLEQETKQFLESEKNTGILMSVPGVGPATALAFIAYVGDGSRFANADQVANYAGLTPRVDSSGETHRMGPISKRGCAYLRRVIVQAAWSLVRSKSGGHLKEAYKTLITRKPKAVAIIAIARRLVKLLYTLVTKKTYYRYSQLKERLAKLKYHKLQIIGLGS from the coding sequence ATGGAAGAGAAGATTCGGTATGTAGGCATCGACCTTGGTAAACGGACTTACCAGTGTGCGATTCTCGATGAGAAAGCCAAGAATCAACAGTTCAATGGAAAAGCCGATGGGATTGGCTTAGAGCGACTTGCCAAGAGATTGGGTAATGATGATTTGGTAGGACTGGAAGCGGGGAACAATGCGTTCAATATTGCTCGATATCTGACTGACCGGGTTGGGTGCCATGTTGTTGTTCTGAACCCTGGGAAGCTTGCAATGATTTACCAATCGCTGAAAAAAACGGATAGGGAAGATGCAGTACAAATTGCCCGCCTGTTACAGCGGAACCCGGTAGAAGAATTGCCAACCGTACCGTTGCCAACGAAGAAAGAGGAAGAGGAGAGGTCAGTTGTAGCCGAACTGGCAACTTACAAAGCAGACCGAACAAGGTACATAAACCGGCTCCATAGTGTGTTTCTCGATTCGGGTATTACAACGATAACGAAAGCGGATCTAAAAACGGCATCGAACAGAGAGAAGAACGTATTGACCCTTCTTACCGGACGGCATGTTCGAGAAGCGAGGCGACTGATAGAAATGGTTGCCTACTGTGAAGCGATTATTGAAGATTTAGAACAGGAAACAAAGCAGTTCCTGGAATCCGAGAAGAACACTGGGATTCTCATGTCTGTCCCAGGAGTCGGTCCTGCTACCGCGTTGGCTTTTATTGCCTACGTAGGGGATGGAAGTCGATTTGCGAATGCAGATCAGGTGGCAAACTACGCAGGCCTCACACCTCGGGTCGATAGCTCTGGGGAAACTCATCGAATGGGGCCAATATCAAAGCGAGGATGTGCATATTTGCGCAGAGTGATCGTACAGGCAGCATGGTCACTGGTGCGTTCGAAAAGTGGGGGGCACTTGAAAGAGGCTTACAAAACTTTAATCACTCGAAAACCTAAAGCAGTAGCGATTATTGCCATTGCTCGGAGATTAGTAAAGCTTCTGTACACCTTGGTGACAAAGAAGACATATTATCGGTATAGCCAGCTTAAAGAGAGGCTTGCGAAGCTGAAATATCATAAATTACAAATTATTGGATTGGGGTCTTGA
- a CDS encoding IS3 family transposase, translating to MIDPNHPELSIAQQCRTLEVTRSSYYRKGRDMRTETDLEDLTVILEYHKKVPFYGYRKVSRVLLPEHPHLTRKRVRRLMKRFGLRALYPGPNLSKARNDHKKYPYLLRGKQIRHPNQVWASDITYIGLPQGHVYLVAIVDLYSRKVLSWRLSNSMDPSFCVAALQEAIETYGVPAIFNTDQGSQFTSRAYLSVLEEHQVEISMDGVGRALDNVYVERLWRSLKYEDIYLRSYESMVELHHGIEHYFTFYNTERLHQSLEYRTPEEMHQSFATENPLPLAA from the coding sequence ATGATTGATCCGAACCATCCCGAGCTGAGCATAGCGCAGCAGTGTCGTACTCTTGAGGTCACTCGGAGCTCCTACTACCGCAAAGGCCGAGATATGCGAACAGAGACGGATCTGGAGGATCTCACAGTCATTCTGGAGTATCACAAGAAGGTCCCCTTTTACGGCTATCGCAAAGTATCACGAGTGCTGTTACCCGAGCATCCTCACCTGACCAGAAAACGAGTCAGGCGGCTGATGAAGCGTTTTGGACTGCGGGCATTATATCCTGGGCCAAATCTGAGCAAGGCACGCAACGATCACAAGAAATATCCGTATTTGTTGCGCGGTAAGCAAATACGGCATCCCAATCAGGTTTGGGCCAGTGATATCACCTATATTGGTCTTCCGCAGGGGCACGTCTATCTGGTGGCTATAGTGGATCTGTACTCTCGTAAGGTCTTGAGCTGGCGGCTTTCGAATAGCATGGATCCGTCATTCTGTGTTGCCGCGCTGCAGGAGGCGATCGAGACCTATGGGGTCCCGGCGATCTTTAACACGGATCAGGGTAGCCAGTTCACAAGCAGGGCCTACCTGTCGGTGTTGGAAGAACACCAGGTGGAGATCAGCATGGACGGGGTTGGCCGCGCACTGGACAATGTGTATGTCGAACGACTGTGGCGCTCATTGAAATATGAGGATATCTACCTGCGGTCATATGAGAGCATGGTGGAATTACATCATGGGATTGAACACTACTTCACGTTCTACAACACCGAACGGCTACACCAGTCGCTGGAGTACAGGACACCGGAAGAGATGCATCAATCATTCGCTACGGAGAACCCGCTGCCGTTGGCAGCGTAG
- a CDS encoding transposase → MRKSYNTAFKSKVALEAIKEQETIQQIALKYDVHPNQVSQWKKQLPDNLPATFERPNKKREEERRLEQERDQLLRTVGELTVVNEFLKKKHREYYGKDPE, encoded by the coding sequence ATGAGGAAGAGCTACAACACCGCATTCAAATCGAAAGTGGCACTTGAGGCTATCAAGGAGCAGGAGACCATACAGCAGATTGCACTTAAATACGATGTGCATCCGAACCAGGTATCGCAGTGGAAAAAGCAGCTGCCGGACAATCTTCCTGCGACTTTCGAGCGTCCTAATAAGAAGCGAGAAGAGGAGCGCAGGCTTGAGCAGGAGCGCGACCAACTGCTGCGAACTGTTGGAGAACTGACAGTTGTGAACGAATTCCTCAAAAAAAAACACCGCGAGTATTACGGGAAAGATCCGGAATGA
- a CDS encoding AraC family transcriptional regulator encodes MPINSSLTSSDIDPKLLIDRNTAIFQDENGRSQISQYLYGPYSLNLTQFARRDNLLVNESIINPILLFQYCIAGEIKLLELNSNVNELRVGECLISILNNHNTISFENTSQNTILSIKIPLEELSRSIDVQIIEKLKISTQIKNTPIEISPFTARERIILSEILNPPVFGCMKEIFIESKMLELIAIRLSNFYNKTVNCQKNNALHFRNAELEKIKYASEIISEKMDAPPNIKQLAKISGINEYKLKRGFKEVFGTTIYEYLRTIRMEKAYSLMYSGEMNVSEAAYYVGYNKAGYFSRVFRNYSGINPGKLRKKL; translated from the coding sequence GTGCCCATAAATAGTTCATTAACCTCTTCAGATATCGATCCGAAATTACTGATTGATCGAAATACTGCAATATTTCAAGATGAGAATGGAAGATCTCAAATTTCACAGTATTTATATGGGCCATACTCTCTTAATCTAACACAGTTTGCAAGGAGAGATAATCTTCTTGTAAATGAATCAATTATTAATCCTATTTTGCTTTTTCAATATTGTATTGCAGGAGAGATTAAATTACTTGAATTGAATAGTAATGTTAATGAACTTAGGGTAGGCGAATGCTTAATTTCAATTCTAAATAATCATAATACTATTAGTTTTGAGAATACCAGCCAGAATACAATTCTATCAATAAAGATTCCTTTAGAGGAACTCTCGCGATCCATAGATGTTCAAATAATAGAAAAGTTAAAGATTTCGACTCAAATTAAAAATACGCCTATAGAAATATCTCCATTTACAGCACGAGAAAGGATAATCCTATCAGAAATATTGAATCCACCTGTTTTTGGATGTATGAAAGAAATATTTATTGAATCGAAAATGCTAGAATTGATAGCAATTAGGTTATCCAATTTTTATAATAAGACAGTAAATTGTCAAAAAAATAATGCTTTACATTTTAGAAATGCGGAATTGGAAAAAATTAAGTATGCCAGTGAAATTATATCAGAGAAGATGGATGCTCCCCCAAATATTAAGCAACTGGCTAAAATATCCGGTATTAATGAATATAAATTAAAAAGAGGATTTAAAGAAGTATTTGGAACTACAATTTATGAATATCTAAGAACAATAAGAATGGAAAAAGCTTATTCATTAATGTATTCAGGAGAGATGAATGTATCTGAAGCTGCTTATTATGTTGGATATAATAAAGCAGGTTATTTCTCAAGAGTATTCAGAAATTATTCTGGGATAAATCCTGGGAAACTACGGAAGAAATTATAG
- a CDS encoding DUF3795 domain-containing protein, whose translation MEKNDYSSFCGNYCGACEILCAYKNKTENDIAAQWGASPDEIKCHGCKSDIVFKNCNICKIRSCAMDKKIDHCVFCKEFPCKIFGSGESLVEKLPHLKSIPLNMKIISEKGLETWLKEQEKKWQCPVCGEPFTWYKEKCTVCGRELNQDKDFLNIASS comes from the coding sequence ATGGAAAAAAATGATTATAGTAGTTTTTGTGGAAATTATTGCGGTGCCTGTGAAATATTATGTGCCTATAAAAATAAAACCGAGAATGATATTGCTGCACAATGGGGAGCTTCTCCTGATGAGATAAAATGTCATGGTTGTAAATCAGATATAGTTTTTAAGAACTGTAATATCTGTAAGATAAGATCTTGTGCAATGGATAAAAAAATTGACCATTGTGTTTTTTGTAAGGAATTTCCATGCAAGATTTTTGGATCTGGAGAATCGTTAGTTGAGAAGCTACCACATTTAAAATCAATTCCATTGAATATGAAGATTATAAGTGAGAAAGGTTTAGAAACTTGGCTTAAAGAGCAAGAAAAAAAATGGCAATGTCCTGTATGTGGAGAGCCATTTACTTGGTACAAGGAAAAATGTACAGTCTGTGGAAGAGAGCTAAATCAAGACAAAGATTTTTTAAACATTGCTTCATCGTGA
- a CDS encoding IS1634 family transposase gives MYVIDQKVGKHIYVYEVHSYWDKNKKSPRQQRVKIGKRDPVTGELIKLQTRRQSREYGPVYFLASLIEQLSLKELLYQEFPDTARQILMVAAFQIAEHKSLYLCNSWLEHIYLKEPLHLPSQAVSRLLHELGEDDRGIYRFLDEWTEHHTDSEFIVFDITSLSTYSKEIDFAEWGYNRDGERLAQINFGVVYSEPSNLPLLYSLYPGSVPDVVTLKNIKKRLEKISELRTLFVLDRGFCSTKNIEQLQDLGAFIIPLPMGTKAAKELVDKHHSSITDPERAFRFGKEIYHALSATPILLEHEQLTAHLFYNQKRAGDERERLIGELLTIEEETRIKKWKSSAKLIRFLDDNRPGWQHYFSLNEGEDGYTLLRKKKEIEQILNHHGIFILLSNTNLSAEQILAYYRRKDGVEKLFDTMKHGTEMKRLRVHSRKAMEGLIFIEFISLIIYSEIQKTLRESGLGKKLTVEQLFYELKKLSVIEIDDKKPIITELTRKQKDIFNAFRIQLPILT, from the coding sequence ATGTATGTTATAGACCAAAAAGTGGGAAAACACATCTATGTCTATGAAGTGCACAGCTATTGGGACAAGAATAAAAAATCACCCAGGCAGCAGAGAGTAAAAATCGGTAAGCGTGATCCGGTTACCGGAGAACTTATCAAACTCCAGACTCGTCGTCAGAGCCGTGAATACGGACCGGTTTATTTCCTCGCTTCCCTGATTGAACAACTCAGCCTGAAAGAGCTGCTCTACCAGGAGTTTCCCGATACAGCCCGGCAGATTCTCATGGTAGCCGCCTTTCAGATTGCAGAACACAAGAGTCTGTATTTGTGCAATAGTTGGCTTGAACATATTTACCTTAAAGAACCGCTTCATCTGCCCAGTCAGGCAGTAAGCCGTTTGCTGCATGAGCTTGGTGAAGATGATCGTGGAATCTATCGATTCCTGGATGAATGGACGGAACATCATACCGACAGCGAGTTCATCGTATTCGATATCACCAGCCTTTCCACCTATTCAAAGGAAATCGACTTCGCCGAATGGGGCTACAACCGGGACGGAGAACGTCTTGCACAAATCAACTTTGGGGTGGTGTACAGCGAGCCAAGCAATCTTCCTCTCCTGTATTCCCTGTATCCAGGAAGTGTCCCCGATGTAGTAACACTGAAGAATATCAAAAAGCGGCTGGAAAAGATCTCAGAGCTTCGAACTCTGTTTGTGCTGGATCGAGGCTTCTGCAGCACGAAGAATATTGAACAGTTACAAGACCTCGGAGCGTTCATAATTCCTTTACCTATGGGAACTAAGGCAGCGAAAGAACTTGTCGACAAGCATCACAGTAGTATTACCGATCCGGAGCGGGCTTTTCGCTTTGGAAAAGAAATCTACCATGCACTTAGTGCCACACCCATCCTTCTTGAACACGAGCAACTGACCGCCCACCTGTTCTATAACCAGAAAAGAGCCGGTGATGAAAGAGAACGACTGATTGGTGAACTTCTTACCATAGAGGAAGAGACACGGATTAAGAAATGGAAGAGTTCTGCGAAACTTATCCGTTTTCTTGACGATAACCGGCCGGGGTGGCAGCACTATTTCTCCCTCAATGAAGGAGAAGATGGCTACACCCTTTTACGCAAAAAGAAGGAAATCGAACAAATCTTGAACCATCATGGGATATTTATTCTGCTGTCGAACACCAATCTTTCGGCTGAACAGATCCTTGCCTATTACAGAAGAAAGGATGGTGTTGAAAAGTTGTTTGACACAATGAAACATGGGACCGAAATGAAGCGCCTGAGAGTACATAGCAGGAAGGCGATGGAGGGACTTATATTCATTGAGTTCATCAGTCTGATTATATACTCGGAAATCCAGAAAACACTGCGGGAAAGCGGTTTGGGAAAAAAACTCACCGTAGAGCAGTTATTCTATGAACTGAAGAAATTGAGCGTAATTGAAATTGATGATAAGAAACCCATCATCACCGAACTGACACGGAAACAAAAAGATATTTTCAATGCCTTCAGAATTCAGCTGCCGATCCTGACATAG
- a CDS encoding nucleotidyltransferase domain-containing protein has product MSLEALPKEILDDIELAKSIILEAGAKEIYIFGSIANGQFSDESDLDIGIIGLEKKRFFQVYGELISRLKRPVDIIGLDYNTEFSHQVKNEGIFIRVA; this is encoded by the coding sequence ATGAGCCTAGAAGCATTACCAAAAGAGATACTCGATGATATAGAACTAGCGAAAAGCATTATATTAGAGGCTGGTGCGAAAGAAATCTATATTTTCGGATCAATTGCTAATGGACAGTTCAGTGATGAATCAGATTTAGATATAGGAATAATAGGACTGGAGAAGAAAAGGTTTTTCCAAGTTTATGGGGAGCTTATTAGTCGTTTAAAGCGCCCAGTAGATATAATCGGGTTGGATTATAACACAGAATTCTCACACCAGGTAAAAAATGAAGGAATATTCATTCGGGTTGCATAA
- a CDS encoding transposase yields the protein MTVRDIFIAYGPSYLNEFGPRIPRHHRKVIQAITHCRTPSLGTILCRCESCGQTIELFRSCGNRHCPACQGEKAHIWLERRLERLVPVPHFMITFTVPAPFRTLFRQHQRFAYAAFFAATSGIMKKPASEQTWFPGDVPGFFGVLHTWGRQLQYHPHIRYVVPGGAFSSDDHSRHPCRKAFYLPVRVAAKLVKHRMYTALKRNGLLSSVDAAAWSQDWNVNSQPAGSGERSIRYLASYVFRTAVSDSRIVAIEDNHILFRYTDSATGAEKLLRLQACEFIRRFLQHVLPSGFMKIRCYGFLHPSSSIPVALAILLLEARAGIPSRMRTKCVPPASSQNRRCCICDGAISYLFISPVKHAGIPPSGFT from the coding sequence ATGACCGTGCGTGATATCTTTATCGCTTACGGGCCATCATACCTCAACGAGTTCGGCCCGCGGATCCCCCGGCACCACAGGAAAGTCATTCAGGCGATCACGCACTGCAGAACTCCCTCCCTCGGGACCATTCTTTGCCGCTGTGAATCGTGCGGCCAGACCATTGAGCTGTTCCGTTCCTGCGGCAACCGCCACTGTCCTGCCTGTCAGGGAGAGAAAGCGCACATCTGGCTTGAGCGCCGACTCGAGCGCTTGGTACCAGTGCCGCATTTCATGATTACCTTCACCGTTCCGGCGCCGTTCCGCACGCTATTTCGACAGCATCAACGATTCGCCTATGCCGCCTTTTTCGCCGCCACGTCCGGTATCATGAAAAAACCTGCTTCCGAACAGACCTGGTTTCCGGGGGATGTTCCGGGATTCTTCGGCGTACTGCATACCTGGGGCCGGCAACTCCAGTACCACCCACACATCCGCTATGTCGTTCCCGGTGGTGCTTTCTCTTCAGACGATCATAGCCGGCACCCCTGCCGGAAGGCATTCTATCTTCCCGTCCGCGTAGCAGCTAAACTGGTGAAACACCGGATGTACACGGCCCTGAAGCGAAACGGGCTGCTGTCATCTGTCGATGCCGCAGCCTGGAGCCAGGATTGGAACGTCAACTCCCAACCAGCCGGAAGCGGGGAACGAAGTATTCGCTACCTCGCTTCCTACGTTTTTCGTACCGCTGTTTCCGACAGCCGGATTGTCGCTATCGAGGACAACCACATCCTCTTCCGCTACACTGATTCAGCCACTGGGGCTGAGAAGCTGCTGCGTCTTCAGGCATGTGAGTTTATCAGGCGATTCCTCCAGCATGTGCTCCCTTCAGGATTCATGAAGATCCGCTGCTATGGATTCCTGCATCCATCGTCTTCCATTCCCGTAGCCCTGGCTATTCTCCTCCTCGAGGCACGAGCCGGCATCCCATCCCGGATGAGAACGAAATGTGTGCCTCCTGCATCCAGTCAGAACCGCCGCTGTTGTATATGCGACGGAGCCATCTCTTATCTTTTTATCAGTCCTGTGAAACATGCCGGGATTCCACCATCGGGGTTTACGTAA
- a CDS encoding GxxExxY protein, translating into MLPLQSLAGKASQRLLLKTQKPFPVFYRGQSVGIFRADLVVQGTILIEHKAVSQVTSGMESQSFNYLKLFGVQVGYLFVSVN; encoded by the coding sequence ATGTTGCCCCTCCAATCCCTTGCCGGAAAAGCTTCACAGCGGTTGCTGCTTAAAACACAAAAGCCTTTTCCCGTTTTCTATCGCGGGCAGTCGGTCGGTATTTTCAGAGCAGACCTGGTGGTCCAGGGTACTATCCTCATCGAGCATAAAGCGGTCTCTCAGGTTACCTCGGGCATGGAGTCGCAATCGTTCAATTACCTTAAGCTCTTCGGCGTGCAGGTCGGGTATTTGTTCGTAAGCGTCAATTAA
- a CDS encoding transposase domain-containing protein, with the protein MYSLIETAKQNSVNPNDYLIKVFELAPSARTTEDWKALLPWNIDP; encoded by the coding sequence ATGTATTCATTGATTGAAACGGCGAAACAGAACTCTGTGAATCCTAATGACTATTTGATTAAGGTTTTCGAACTGGCTCCATCGGCGCGGACAACGGAGGATTGGAAAGCGCTGCTCCCCTGGAACATCGATCCTTGA
- a CDS encoding reverse transcriptase domain-containing protein yields the protein MRLKIKDECFLRYLVRMLKAGVLSDGELRRTEEGSPQGNVASPVLSNVYAHYVLDTWFEDVVKNHVYGEVELYRYCDDIVICCEYDTDAERIMKALKGRLVKYGLEMNAEKSRIVRFDKRNGVKKENRETFDFLGFTFYLGKSKTKTLIPQVRTSRKRLRSKLQNINQWCKETRNRSKLKDLWNILRSKLRGHIQYYSISFNLPHVRIFVIKAVRIFFKWMNRRSQRKSFNWCKFNQFIGKNPLPEVKVCFSLF from the coding sequence TTGAGGCTTAAGATCAAGGATGAATGTTTTCTCCGCTATCTGGTAAGAATGCTCAAGGCAGGAGTACTGAGTGACGGAGAACTGAGGAGAACTGAAGAAGGGAGTCCCCAGGGAAATGTAGCAAGTCCCGTATTGTCAAATGTATATGCTCACTATGTGTTAGATACATGGTTCGAAGATGTAGTCAAGAATCATGTGTACGGAGAGGTTGAGCTGTACAGATACTGTGATGATATTGTTATCTGTTGTGAATATGATACAGACGCAGAAAGGATAATGAAAGCCCTTAAAGGGCGGTTAGTAAAATATGGGCTTGAAATGAATGCAGAGAAAAGCAGGATCGTGAGATTTGACAAAAGGAATGGGGTAAAGAAAGAAAACCGAGAAACATTTGATTTCCTTGGTTTCACATTCTATCTGGGAAAATCGAAGACAAAGACGTTGATCCCGCAAGTAAGGACTTCCAGGAAACGGTTACGAAGTAAACTCCAAAATATAAATCAGTGGTGCAAAGAAACAAGAAACCGTTCTAAGTTAAAAGACCTCTGGAATATACTGAGAAGCAAATTGAGGGGACATATACAATACTACAGTATATCCTTTAACTTACCTCATGTTAGGATCTTTGTTATTAAGGCTGTGAGAATATTCTTCAAATGGATGAATCGCCGAAGCCAGCGAAAGTCCTTTAACTGGTGCAAATTTAACCAATTCATAGGGAAAAACCCGTTGCCTGAGGTAAAAGTCTGTTTTTCTCTGTTCTAA
- a CDS encoding reverse transcriptase domain-containing protein, with protein MVKQNQEQTMETVLNRIAQRSKEDGEDFKWLMPHFNFANLYTCFMELDGNKAVGVDGMTKEEYGRNIVENLKGLIEKMKRMSYRPRAVREVRIPKEGQKGKYRPLGISCFEDKIVQLMTSKILEAIYEPVFRDCSHGFRPNRNCHTAVKTLSDYLYKKWYTVVLDIDLKNYYWNNRPQKIDRVFEA; from the coding sequence ATGGTGAAACAAAACCAAGAACAAACAATGGAAACAGTTCTGAATAGGATAGCGCAAAGAAGTAAGGAGGATGGAGAGGATTTCAAATGGCTCATGCCGCACTTTAACTTTGCCAACCTGTATACATGCTTCATGGAGCTTGATGGAAACAAAGCCGTTGGAGTAGATGGTATGACAAAAGAGGAATATGGCAGGAACATCGTGGAAAACCTAAAAGGTCTGATAGAAAAGATGAAGCGAATGTCATATCGGCCCAGGGCAGTGCGCGAGGTGCGGATACCAAAGGAAGGACAGAAAGGGAAATATCGACCGCTGGGAATAAGCTGTTTTGAGGACAAGATAGTGCAACTGATGACAAGCAAAATACTGGAAGCGATTTATGAACCAGTATTTAGGGACTGTTCTCATGGCTTTCGGCCAAACAGAAACTGTCATACAGCAGTGAAAACGCTGTCGGATTATCTGTACAAGAAATGGTATACGGTGGTACTGGATATCGACCTGAAGAACTACTATTGGAACAATAGACCACAAAAGATTGATAGAGTTTTTGAGGCTTAA